The Priestia koreensis genomic interval CAAGTGATGGTTTGTCACGCAGTATATGATAAATATGCGGGCCGTCTTCTTGAACATCGATTACGCTCATTCCGTTGATGGTTCCCTGGTCGGCAGGTTGTCCACCGCCCTCTGGATAAAAAGCCGTTTCTTTTAACTGAATCCAATATGTATCGTCTTTCTGCTCAATGTGTGTAATTTCGGTGTTCCATGTTTTTGTATAAGGAGAGTGGTAATATAATTTTTCTGTCATCTCTAACGTCCTTTCATTCCGTTCTCCTGCTTATCATAACGTATTTCGATAAATAAGGACACGATGTAGTATTGACATAAAAAGGTTATTTTGTATATGATAAGAATAGAGAGGGCAGAAATTAGCACCTCTATACCCATTTATCTCTTAAATGTAAAGGAGTATGTTCTATGTTAGGTGTCGTTCTTAACTAATCCGTAAATTGGATACGGTCATTCTTTTAAAAATTTCTAGTTCGCTAGATGTTTATTTGAGTACGCTCAAAAAGAATGATGGTTAAGGACACGAATCATAGCATACCGAAGATAAATTTATCTACGACGCTGTGTCTTCATGCACAGCGTTTTTTTAATCCACTGAGATAAATGGGGACGTAGATCAATATTTTCGAGCGCCATGAACGTTGTTCATGGTGCTTTTTTATTTTCTAAAGGAGGGTTTTTACGTTGAACGAACGTGCATATAGCGTATTAGAATATAACCGAGTGAAAGAAGACGTGGCGAGATTCGCTATGACAGAAGAAGGAAAAGAACAAATTTTAGGGCTTCTACCGTCTACAAATAAACGACAGCTACAAGCACAGCTAGCGGAAGTAACCGAAGCGGTCGCTATTTTAGAAAAAAGTGCTAGTGTTCCATTATCAGGGTTGTCAGGAATGAGCGTGCTTATGAAACAGCTTCATAAAGGAACAGCATTAAAAGTCGACACGTTAAGTAAGCTTCTTGGCTTTCTGGACAGCTGTGCAAAGCTAAAGCGATTTATGAAAGATAAACAGTACCTCGCGCCTCGCGTTAGTTTATATGTAGATGGAATGGATGATTTGTCAGCGATAGCAGATGAAATTGTTCGCTGCATTCGAAACGGACGGGTAGATGATTATGCAAGTAAAGAATTACTAAAAATTCGGAGACAGCTTGAAACACACGAGCAAAAGCTTAAAGAAAAGCTGCAGCAAATGGTGAAATCGTCCAAATATAAAGCGTATCTACAAGAGTCTACAATCAATGAACGAAATGGACGATATGCAGTAGCGGTGAAAAAAGAGTATAAAAGTAAGGTAAAAGGAGCGATTTTAGACACCTCTTCTTCTGGATCAACGTTATATATCGAACCAGAAGAAGCCTCATCCATTCAAGACCTTATCGATCTGCAAAAAGCAATGGAGGAGGTAGAAGTAGAGCGAATTCTATTTTCCCTTACCGCACTTGTAGAAGAGAACGAACAGTCACTAAAAGGATCGATTGAAACAATGATCCATTACGATGTCTTGTTTGCCAAAGGAAAACATAGCCAGCTCATTAACGGAAGGGAAGTGGCTATTAACGAAGAAAGCCGTGTGTTGTTGAAGGAGGCGAGGCATCCGTTATTAGGAGATGGGGCTGTACCACTCACCGTTGAAATTGGAACCGAATACCGTAATTTGGTTATTACAGGTCCAAATACAGGAGGAAAAACGGTGACGATCAAAACAGTGGGTCTTCTTGTGATGATGGTTCAAAGCGGGCTCCACGTTCCTGTTAACGAAGGAAGTGAAGTGGCTATGTTTAAGCAAATTCTTGTTGATATTGGAGATGGTCAAAGTATTGAACAAAGCTTGAGTACCTTTAGCTCGCATTTAACAAATATCATTGAAATTTTAAAAGAAGCGAATGAATATACGCTTGTATTAGTGGATGAACTTGGCTCTGGTACCGATCCAAGTGAAGGGATGGGACTTGCAACGGCCATTCTTCATCAGCTTGCTAAAAAAGGCGTAACGATGCTTGCGACGACTCATTACAGCGAAATCAAGGAATTTGCTGATGCCACAGAAGGTTTTCGAAATGGATCTATGGAGTTTGATATTCACACGCTAAAGCCAACTTACCGGTTGCTGATTGGAAAAGGTGGGGAAAGCCAGGCGTTTGCCATTGCATTAAAGCTTGGTCTTCATCCAAGAATCATTGAAGAAGCGCATCGCATTACGTATCGAGAAGAAAAAGAATATCCGTTAGGATCAATAGAAAATCAAAAGGAGCTAGACAAACAGATCATTATCAATCGACATGCCCATCAAAAAACAGGAAAACCACAGCAGGCAACTGCGACGATATTTGTTCAGGGAGATAACGTACGCATTACGCAAAGCGATGAATTCGGTATTGTGTACAGCGGTCCTGATTCGTTCGGTAATTATGTGGTGCAGGTAAAAGAGGAAAAGCGCACGTACAATCACAAACGCCTAAAACTCTATATCTCGAGGGATGAATTATACCCTGACGATTACGATTTTTCCATTGTTTTTGACTCGAAAGAGAATCGTAAAAAAGAGCGGTTGATCAGTCGCAAATACGTAGAGGGTCTTGTGATTGAGCGTGATGAGGAAGAGTGAGGAATATCCTATTTTATGGATCTATTGGTTCAACTTTCATAGTGACTTCTACCTTCAGCCTTGTTAAAGTGACAACTAGCACGAAAAAGTCACAGGAGGTTTTCAACGATATGCTAAAGAAACTGATTATGACAGCCGCGCTTGTAATACCTGCGTTAGGTGTTCAATATGCTGGAGATGCCGGACAACACAAGGCAGAGGCAGCTGAAAAACAAGTATCACTAAGTTCAAATGAAAAAGACCTACTCGCTCGATTGGTAACGGCCGAAGCAAAGGGTGAACCTTATGCTGGTCAAGTAGCCGTTGCAACAGTCGTTTTAAATCGTTTAGATAGCGACAAGTTCCCAGACTCATTAAAAGGAATTGTCTACCAAAAAAATGAATTTTCACCTGTACTAAACGGAAGCATTAATGACCCAGCAACGTCCGAAGCTAAAAAAGCTGTAGACGAAGCGATTAATTTCCACGGCAAAGGTCAAGGTTCATTGTTCTTCTATAATCCAGATAAAACAGATAACCAGTGGTTACGTGGTAAGCACGAAACGATTAAAATCGGTGAGCACGTATTCGCAAAATAAGATGGTTTCAAAAAAATCCCCGCTTTTTACAGCGGGGATTTTTTTGTCGTAAATTAATGCTTGTAATTTTTTGTTCGTGAATTATAATATTAACTGTAATAGGATTCATAATACAGTTAATACAATGAAAAGTGATTACTAATTGGAAGGAGGGCCACTATGTTTGAATTAGACTTACGTAGTCGCAAGCCCATCTATGAACAGCTTGTCGAGAAACTAAAAGAACTCATCATCCATGAAGTGTTTAAAGCTGATGCGCAATTACCTTCCGTGCGGTTGCTGGCAAAAGAGCTAACCATCAATCCAAATACGATTCAAAAAGCGTATCGTGAGCTTGAACACCAGGGTTACATATACTCGGTCCCAGGAAAAGGGAGCTTTGTCGCTCCGCAGGCCATTACAACAAATAATGAGAAGGTGAAGAAGATGAAGAATGATCTAATTAAGCTCATTTCAGAAGCACTGTATCTAGGGATGAACCGGGAGGACATTCTCTCACTCATTGAAGCAGCAGAGGAAACGGTGCAAGGAGGTAACCCGAATGATCAAGGCAACTAATCTGCGAAAAGAATTTGAAGATATTGAAGCGGTAAAAAACGTTACTCTTCATGTAAAAAAAGGCTCGATCTACGGATTGCTTGGATCAAACGGAGCGGGGAAAACGACGCTGTTAAAAATGCTTTGCGGAATCTACAAGCAGGATTCAGGAACGATTTCAGTGATGGATCAATCTGTTTTTGAAAATGTAGAGGTGAAACAAAAGCTGATTTTTATACCTGATGCACTGTACTTCTTCCCGCAGTCCACGATTAAACAAATGGGGCAGTTTTATAGAAGCGTGTACGCTGACTGGAACGAGGAGCGCTTTCAAAAGCTACGTTCGGTTTTCAACATTGATCTAAATAAAAAGGTCCACCGCCTATCAAAGGGTATGCAGCGTCAGGTGGCGTTTTGGTTAACGCTATCAGCGATGCCAGATATTCTTGTATTGGATGAACCGCTTGACGGACTTGATGCAGTGATGCGTAAAAAAATTAAAAATCTGCTTATTCAAGACGTTGCAGAACGTGAGATGACGATCTTAATTTCGTCTCATAATCTTCGGGAAGTAGAAGACCTATGTGATCATGTTGGGATTTTACATAACGGAGAGTTAATGATTGAGAAAGATCTTGATGATCTAAAATCAGATGTCCATAAAATTCAGGTAGCCTTCAAGCGCGATGTCCCAATGGGTCTACTTGAAAAGCTGAACGTTTTATATGAGGAAAAACGAGGCAGCGTCATGCTGTTTATTGTGAGAGGAAAAGAAGACGCGGTGACAAGGCTCATTGACTCTTACAATCCAGTGATCTTTGATCTTCTTCCACTCACATTAGAAGAAATCTTTATTTACGAAATGGGGGACGTTGGCTATGCGGTCGAAACTATTTTCGTTTAATCGCGGCATTTTTATACAAGATTTACGAAGCGTCGGATGGATTAGCATCGTTTATTTTCTGACGTTGCTGTTCACAGGGCCGCTCGATTTGTATAACCGAATTACAGAAGAATTTTTTATTGAAGAAAAAAACGACAGCCTCTTCCGTTTGTCAACAGACGTGTATACAATTTGCATTTTTACTGTACCTGTTCTCCTTGGACTATTATTATTTCGTTATATGCAAACAAAGCTATCTGCTGATTATATTCATAGCTTGCCGATTAAGAGAGAGAGCTTATATAACCAGCGTATTATAACAGGTGTTATTTTATTAATTCTTCCTGTCTTTTTAACGGGTATTGTGTTTTACGTAATAGGAGTAAACTACAAACTTATGTATATTACCACTCCAGCCCACATATGGAGCTGGATCGGTCTTACCATTTTGTTTTTATTATTCGTATTTATGGCAACTGTTTTTGTCGGAATATTTACGGGAATCACGATGGTGCAAGGGGCCTTAACCTACATTCTGTTTTTGTTACCTGTAGGTATTACGAGCATTGTGGCGATTAACGCAGCTTCTCTTATTAAAGGAATTGCGCTCGATTACTACTTAGATGGCACGTTGACAAGGGATGCCCTTCCGTTTGCTCGAGTTGGGTTACTAGGTTACGGTGCAGTCAGTCCAACCGTTCTAATTACGTATAGTAGTTTAGTGGTCGTTTTTTACGTAATCGGTTTGATTGCCTATAAAAAGAGAGCAATCGAAATGAGTTCAAGAGCCATCTCGTTTCAATTTTTTCAGCCTGTCTTTAAATATGGCGTAATGGGTTGTTTTACGCTCCTTGGAGGTGCCTATTTTGGCCTTTCACAAAATAATAAACTAGGCTGGTTTTTATTTGGGTATGTAATAGGATCGATCGTCGGTTACGTAGTAGCGGAAGTCGTATTACAAAAAACGTGGCGAATTGGTTTCAGATGGAAAGGATATGTTGGGTTTGCCATCGTTGCCGCACTGTTTTTTGCGGTTATCTCACTGGACCTTCTCGGAATTGAAAAGAAAGTACCAGACCTGAAAAATGTGAAGAAAGTGTATGTAGGTGAAGATCTTTACACGTTAAAAGCAATAGACAACAGGGATGAGACGAGTGGTGATGACCGAAGTATGGTAGCTTACACAGATCCTAGCGTCTTAAAACATATTGAGGAGCTCCACAAAAAGCTAATTAAAGAAGCTTCTCTCCAACGTGGTCATGGAGTTTTTGATACAATTGGGATTGCGTATGAGTTGAAAGGCGGAGGACGTATCGTTCGATTATATAACATTCCTCGTCATCTATTTGATGAGGAAATGAAGCCACTTGTGGACTCAAAGGAATATAAGGAGAAGATGTATCCTGTCTATGCATTAAGTGATAAAACCATTTCAACAATTCGATCAATTGAGATTCAATCAAATCTATTAGAAAAGCGTCCGGTCTATATTACAGAACGAACGAAAATTGAAGAATTTGTTCACTTGCTTCAGGAAGAAATTCAAAAACAAAAAGCAACAGATGTCTTAACTGACAAGGTTGATTTGGCATCCATTAACATTTCTATAACAGATCGAAATCAAATACCGATGACGCTAGAAGTTTATTATAAGGAAATTGAAAAGTGGTTACAGAAAGAAGGGCTAGCAGATCGGGCTCTAACAACCGCAGCTGACTTTGAATCAGCGACCATTCTTCCAAAATATGATCAAGATGTACGAGAGAACTCGTACAATATGTCAAGAGCGGAGTTCAATGAATATCTAGCGGAGCAACCAAAAGTAAAACCGACTCGTGATGAAAAGCAAATTCAAAAATTGCTTGAAAACAGCGAATATGGTATTTATGACGGTCGAGATTACCAAACGGTTGTATTCCTACCAAAAAAGGCTGGGCAAACCATTCAAGTTTACGATGTTCCAAAAAAATATGTGAAAAAACTTATAAAATAGTACAAAGAAGACCTCTTTTTTTGAGGTCTTCTTTTTTTTGAGAGCGAATGATATTTTTTATGAGAACGGTTTCTTTTACCTAAATTAAGGATAAAAAGAGAACACATTTTACCATTTTTATCATTTCAGAGTTTTTTGATTTGTTTTTAGGTGATAGGGTTTCTTACAATGGGTACATAAATAAAATCAACATTACAAAACAAACAGAAAGAAGATGAAAACAATGAGTATGATGCAAGAAATTCTAACAAAGCGTGCAGAGAAAACACCACACCTTGAGGCTTTAGTTGGGGGGACGACGCGTTATACGTTCAAGCAATACAATGAGCGCGTTAATCAAATGGCTCATTACTTAATGAGTCTTGGCGTTCAAAAAGGAAATATGGTCGGAATTTTATGTAAAAATAATCACCCTGTCCCAACGATTATGATGGCGGCAATGAAAATCGGAGCTGTTCCTGTCCCGTTTAGCTGGCAGCTGACAGCCTTTGAACTAGAAGATTTACTTCAGACAGCGAAACCAACCGTTCTTTTTTATGATGAGGAGTTTGCCGGTCATGTGAAGGGTGCAAGAGAAAATCAGATTGTTCCGCACATGATTCAAGCAGGAAAAGGCTTCCATACAACGGAGGCATATGAGCAAATTTTCGCAGAGCACTCAATAGAAGAGCCGTCTGTTTCACTGACAGGAGAAGACACGGCGTTTATGCTGTTTACGTCAGGAACGACTGGAAATGCAAAAGGTTGCATGATCACGCACG includes:
- a CDS encoding endonuclease MutS2, producing MNERAYSVLEYNRVKEDVARFAMTEEGKEQILGLLPSTNKRQLQAQLAEVTEAVAILEKSASVPLSGLSGMSVLMKQLHKGTALKVDTLSKLLGFLDSCAKLKRFMKDKQYLAPRVSLYVDGMDDLSAIADEIVRCIRNGRVDDYASKELLKIRRQLETHEQKLKEKLQQMVKSSKYKAYLQESTINERNGRYAVAVKKEYKSKVKGAILDTSSSGSTLYIEPEEASSIQDLIDLQKAMEEVEVERILFSLTALVEENEQSLKGSIETMIHYDVLFAKGKHSQLINGREVAINEESRVLLKEARHPLLGDGAVPLTVEIGTEYRNLVITGPNTGGKTVTIKTVGLLVMMVQSGLHVPVNEGSEVAMFKQILVDIGDGQSIEQSLSTFSSHLTNIIEILKEANEYTLVLVDELGSGTDPSEGMGLATAILHQLAKKGVTMLATTHYSEIKEFADATEGFRNGSMEFDIHTLKPTYRLLIGKGGESQAFAIALKLGLHPRIIEEAHRITYREEKEYPLGSIENQKELDKQIIINRHAHQKTGKPQQATATIFVQGDNVRITQSDEFGIVYSGPDSFGNYVVQVKEEKRTYNHKRLKLYISRDELYPDDYDFSIVFDSKENRKKERLISRKYVEGLVIERDEEE
- a CDS encoding cell wall hydrolase, with protein sequence MLKKLIMTAALVIPALGVQYAGDAGQHKAEAAEKQVSLSSNEKDLLARLVTAEAKGEPYAGQVAVATVVLNRLDSDKFPDSLKGIVYQKNEFSPVLNGSINDPATSEAKKAVDEAINFHGKGQGSLFFYNPDKTDNQWLRGKHETIKIGEHVFAK
- a CDS encoding GntR family transcriptional regulator → MFELDLRSRKPIYEQLVEKLKELIIHEVFKADAQLPSVRLLAKELTINPNTIQKAYRELEHQGYIYSVPGKGSFVAPQAITTNNEKVKKMKNDLIKLISEALYLGMNREDILSLIEAAEETVQGGNPNDQGN
- a CDS encoding DUF6449 domain-containing protein, which translates into the protein MRSKLFSFNRGIFIQDLRSVGWISIVYFLTLLFTGPLDLYNRITEEFFIEEKNDSLFRLSTDVYTICIFTVPVLLGLLLFRYMQTKLSADYIHSLPIKRESLYNQRIITGVILLILPVFLTGIVFYVIGVNYKLMYITTPAHIWSWIGLTILFLLFVFMATVFVGIFTGITMVQGALTYILFLLPVGITSIVAINAASLIKGIALDYYLDGTLTRDALPFARVGLLGYGAVSPTVLITYSSLVVVFYVIGLIAYKKRAIEMSSRAISFQFFQPVFKYGVMGCFTLLGGAYFGLSQNNKLGWFLFGYVIGSIVGYVVAEVVLQKTWRIGFRWKGYVGFAIVAALFFAVISLDLLGIEKKVPDLKNVKKVYVGEDLYTLKAIDNRDETSGDDRSMVAYTDPSVLKHIEELHKKLIKEASLQRGHGVFDTIGIAYELKGGGRIVRLYNIPRHLFDEEMKPLVDSKEYKEKMYPVYALSDKTISTIRSIEIQSNLLEKRPVYITERTKIEEFVHLLQEEIQKQKATDVLTDKVDLASINISITDRNQIPMTLEVYYKEIEKWLQKEGLADRALTTAADFESATILPKYDQDVRENSYNMSRAEFNEYLAEQPKVKPTRDEKQIQKLLENSEYGIYDGRDYQTVVFLPKKAGQTIQVYDVPKKYVKKLIK
- a CDS encoding ABC transporter ATP-binding protein, whose translation is MIKATNLRKEFEDIEAVKNVTLHVKKGSIYGLLGSNGAGKTTLLKMLCGIYKQDSGTISVMDQSVFENVEVKQKLIFIPDALYFFPQSTIKQMGQFYRSVYADWNEERFQKLRSVFNIDLNKKVHRLSKGMQRQVAFWLTLSAMPDILVLDEPLDGLDAVMRKKIKNLLIQDVAEREMTILISSHNLREVEDLCDHVGILHNGELMIEKDLDDLKSDVHKIQVAFKRDVPMGLLEKLNVLYEEKRGSVMLFIVRGKEDAVTRLIDSYNPVIFDLLPLTLEEIFIYEMGDVGYAVETIFV